Proteins encoded together in one Drosophila albomicans strain 15112-1751.03 chromosome 2R, ASM965048v2, whole genome shotgun sequence window:
- the LOC117573378 gene encoding uncharacterized protein LOC117573378 isoform X41: MAFSTQKEFFHVPFMNESIDFECTDVCVKLKSYPSTNDDRSWSADEEKKSRFVSDLVSCNTPIFWRRGPEGGEPYDRPGGGPGGRGAGGPGGRGGPDDGYYDGRTGKPGQDGGRGGGRGKQGGRGGDGQDRGGGRPGRGRGQGPADGYGGRGQDQYGRGGPDQGRGPGVDGRSGKGRGQGQGPGGYGGTGQDQGGRGPGQGEGSGGYGGSGQDQRGRAPGQGPGGYGGPGQDYGGRGPGQGQGPGGYGGSGQDQGGRGPGQGAGGPGQGPGGYGGPGQDQGGRGPGQGPASGYGSPGQDQGGRGQGQGPGGYGAPGQDQGGRGQGQGTGGPGQGPGGYGGRGQDQGGRGPGQGPASGYGSPGQDQGGRGQGQGPGGYGGPGQDQGGRGPGQGPASGYGSPGQDQGRRGQGQGPGGYGVSGQDQGGRGPGQGQGPGGYGGPGQDQGGRGPGQGQGPGGYGGPGQDQGGRGPGQGRDGGRPDQGQGPGGYGVSGQDQGGRGPGQAQGPGGGPGQGQGPGSRGSYGGPGQDRDGRGPGQGQGPGGYGGPGQDQGGRGPGQGRDGGGPGQGQGPGGGPGQDQGGRGLGQVQGPGGGPGQGQGPGSRGSYGGPGHDGDKRGQGQGQGQGGYGGPGQDQGVRGPGQGQGPGGYGGPGQDQGGRGPGQGRDGGGPGQGQGPGGYGSPGQDRGGRGPAQGTDIGGSGQGQGTGPYGGVDQGGRGPGQGRDGVGQGQGPGGFRSPGQEQGGSRQGGPGQEQERRGSRIGADKGPGQADQGGRGSGQGRDGGPGVRPGQGGPGPVQGQRGSRAQDGQAPGRAQGPGAYGAQGLDQGGRGYDQGRDGGAPGHGHGPTGFSGGPGQGQDPGGYGAGQGGGPGGYGGGPGKQGGGPGGYGGGPGKQGGGPGGYGGGPGGPGDPRGSLGISDGNPLVGDALINAADETIDNMKDVMAKNNLLPKEIIDELDRSTPPRVENAEIKRIMNQRYDPDKSRELRDKIAELEGSGKISPNDANGLYNLQRSIDDMNTAHEILEVENANLRRLIEKQSRRVSMETIKVDPERSNDVNYLQNKIDGMSKELLVLRQFEEDVMASGGPGSPGGTGRQQPPDLDVETIQQMLSERGGLRNKINTLGYLDKVGPLKKKKGDANYAAGDLARNLEEQNQYIHDMECDIEEMQKYYETEVEQSKYNEELLKCTCNELQQQVIALQPAAQRCKCMQLEIDVLRNELRKRDLALNSYDCQYQQLMNVICELNQKYGNQRGDCPTFEVAECPNVGDDLAFYTGATLEHIRNELDKQVDCFKQMNQNKYSGGQDINNLQDCMDELERLRKLLGEKDGQLGVLIEDNECMCEAALESNKRLNQLDQKVRDLDRDTRYMEDGMRESIGLIQEIGDVARENERLKDRVNNMKTSELQDLTDDLKRQLEDCMKNKQMCEEINKNFKDALRELGADPDNIEKEAKEKIEQQWKAEEEAKRAAEAQAKADEEAKAERMREQARELAEQKAAEDTGKPGEEPSEERQAEGRDALTETPGAKPTGPEVEKITKAEPEQAEAVLREVPKATDRAPSQPGIKSAEAEKAAAKPSDKPVEKPADASADKVADKLVDKPADKSADRPADKPADKAADKPADKAADKPADKAADKPADKSADKQAEKAADKKDVDKPAEKAADKPKDAGKPEPTSAGAAAGQTPAAKAAEKAPAQPITSDPSAAKAGGEKPTAEAVGAKSGAPAADKSGAPAADKAGAATAGQPTEKAVTPPAAAAGAAKQETTGQPTKPAEKSPGQPVTAAGGTKPGEAASDAPPVSAAKKPAAAEQAKAVEKPGVQPTATAAVEKPAAAGQGAKAAEKTGGQPAQAAVAEKPAAAGQPAEKAATQPTGAAGGAKQGPTGAAAKPAEKTPGQPTTATGGPKPGATTGDKTSAPGEKARASGQPGAKPAGAAAGAAGERKGLAAKPGLQGPGKERHGDEGISGAAGGKAAKAPKGKGDDYGRRGKKGSKHMDDTTEEQFDEFVRNTVKTLSAGEIDGVGLERELRKILDMFIDECGFCFCKCNIPKSRFYAICHRLYHHGLHTLDFKDLAYMHKRIFAAAENILPGALFNIIMKDIIAGNSQSLAPLCAPKETPVAEQQCCSCKSSLCCDDTEEKLMIKVMRLENDIENAKMCLKNLKSIPSNISIEAFRMEGGDSPVKDRVLRSSRGGNSIIMYKHIKQARNVKKSVVANN; this comes from the exons ATGGCTTTCTCCACCCAAAAAGAGTTCTTTCATGTGCCATTTATGAATGAGTCTATCGACTTTGAATGCACAGACGTATGCGTGAAGTTAAAGAGTTATCCATCGACAAACGATGATCGATCCTGGTCGGCTGATGAAGAGAAGAAATCACGATTTGTCTCGGACTTAGTGTCCTGCAATACACCCATTTTTTGGCGCCGGGGCCCTGAAGGAGGAGAACCTTACGACAGACCTGGAGGCGGTCCAGGCGGCAGAGGCGCTGGTGGACCTGGAGGCAGAGGGGGACCTGACGATGGCTATTATGACGGTAGGACGGGTAAGCCTGGTCAGGATGGCGGTAGGGGTGGAGGAAGGGGAAAGCAAGGCGGTAGAGGCGGGGATGGCCAGGATAGAGGTGGGGGAAGGCCAGGTCGGGGTAGAGGTCAAGGCCCAGCTGATGGCTACGGAGGTCGAGGACAGGATCAATACGGACGCGGAGGACCTGATCAGGGCAGAGGCCCTGGTGTAGATGGGCGGTCAGGGAAAGGACGAGGGCAAGGACAAGGTCCGGGGGGCTATGGGGGAACTGGGCAAGATCAAGGCGGACGTGGACCTGGTCAAGGAGAGGGATCCGGGGGTTATGGAGGCTCCGGCCAGGATCAACGTGGTCGGGCACCAGGACAAGGTCCAGGTGGTTATGGAGGCCCTGGTCAGGATTATGGTGGACGCGGGCCAGGTCAGGGACAAGGACCCGGGGGCTATGGAGGCTCTGGCCAGGATCAGGGTGGACGGGGACCAGGACAGGGAGCAGGAGGTCCTGGCCAGGGACCAGGTGGGTATGGAGGGCCTGGCCAGGATCAGGGTGGACGTGGACCAGGTCAGGGTCCAGCTTCTGGTTATGGGAGTCCTGGTCAAGATCAGGGCGGGCGAGGTCAAGGCCAGGGACCAGGTGGTTATGGAGCTCCTGGCCAGGATCAGGGTGGACGGGGACAAGGACAGGGAACAGGAGGTCCTGGCCAGGGACCAGGTGGGTATGGAGGGCGTGGCCAGGATCAGGGTGGACGTGGACCAGGTCAGGGACCAGCTTCTGGTTATGGGAGTCCTGGTCAAGATCAGGGTGGGCGAGGTCAAGGCCAGGGACCAG GTGGGTATGGAGGGCCTGGCCAGGATCAGGGTGGACGTGGACCAGGTCAGGGACCAGCTTCTGGTTATGGGAGTCCTGGTCAAGATCAGGGTAGGCGAGGTCAAGGCCAGGGACCAGGTGGATATGGAGTCTCTGGCCAGGATCAAGGTGGACGAGGACCAGGTCAAGGACAGGGACCTGGTGGTTATGGTGGTCCTGGCCAAGATCAAGGTGGACGAGGACCAG GTCAAGGACAGGGACCTGGGGGTTATGGTGGTCCTGGCCAAGATCAAG GTGGACGAGGACCAGGTCAGGGTAGAGACGGTGGACGACCCGATCAGGGGCAGGGGCCCGGTGGTTATGGAGTTTCTGGTCAGGATCAGGGTGGACGTGGGCCGGGACAAGCCCAGGGACCAGGAGGAGGTCCTGGTCAGGGACAAGGCCCTGGCAGTCGTGGTAGTTACGGCGGTCCAGGTCAGGATCGGGATGGGCGTGGACCAGGTCAAGGACAGGGACCTGGTGGTTATGGTGGTCCTGGCCAAGATCAAGGTGGACGAGGACCAGGTCAGGGTAGAGACGGTGGAGGACCCGGTCAGGGACAGGGGCCTGGGGGAGGACCGGGTCAGGATCAGGGTGGGCGGGGACTGGGTCAAGTCCAGGGACCAGGTGGAGGTCCTGGACAGGGACAAGGACCTGGAAGTCGTGGTAGCTATGGTGGGCCAGGCCATGATGGAGATAAGCGAGGCCAAGGTCAGGGTCAGGGCCAAGGTGGCTATGGAGGTCCCGGACAGGATCAAGGTGTACGAGGACCAGGTCAAGGACAGGGACCTGGTGGTTATGGTGGTCCTGGCCAAGATCAGGGTGGACGAGGACCAGGTCAGGGTAGAGATGGTGGGGGCCCCGGACAGGGACAAGGGCCAGGCGGCTATGGAAGTCCAGGTCAGGATCGCGGCGGGCGTGGTCCAGCTCAAGGAACAGACATTGGAGGATCGGGTCAGGGGCAAGGAACAGGGCCATACGGTGGGGTAGACCAGGGTGGACGTGGGCCGGGACAAGGGCGAGATGGAGTAGGTCAAGGCCAGGGTCCAGGGGGCTTTAGAAGTCCCGGCCAAGAGCAGGGTGGAAGTAGACAAGGCGGTCCAGGACAAGAACAGGAGCGACGTGGGTCACGTATTGGAGCTGATAAGGGACCAGGACAGGCAGATCAGGGCGGCCGTGGGTCAGGTCAAGGACGAGACGGTGGACCAGGTGTAAGACCGGGCCAAGGTGGTCCCGGTCCAGTGCAGGGGCAACGTGGATCTCGTGCACAAGACGGACAAGCACCAGGTCGGGCACAGGGCCCGGGTGCTTACGGAGCACAGGGTTTGGACCAAGGCGGACGAGGTTACGACCAAGGCCGAGATGGTGGAGCTCCAGGGCATGGTCATGGACCGACTGGATTTTCTGGAGGTCCAGGTCAAGGACAAGATCCAGGGGGTTATGGAGCCGGCCAGGGAGGAGGACCTGGAGGATATGGTGGTGGCCCAGGAAAACAAGGTGGTGGTCCAGGAGGTTATGGTGGTGGCCCAGGAAAGCAAGGGGGTGGTCCTGGAGGTTATGGTGGTGGCCCGGGTGGCCCTGGTGATCCTCGAGGAAGTCTTGGCATCTCTGATGGAAATCCGTTGGTCGGTGATGCTTTAATCAATGCTGCTGACGAAACAATTGACAATATGAAGGACGTAATGgctaaaaacaatttactaCCAAAAGAAATTATCGATGAACTGGATAGATCAACACCACCCAGGGTAGAAAATGCCGAGATAAAGCGAATTATGAATCAACGTTACGATCCGGACAAAAGCAGGGAACTTAGAGATAAGATCGCCGAACTTGAAGGCTCTGGGAAGATCAGTCCCAATGATGCAAATGGACTTTACAATCTGCAGAGATCTATTGATGATATGAACACAGCTCATGAAATTCTAGAAGTGGAAAATGCAAATCTGCGACGTCTCATTGAGAAGCAGTCCAGGCGCGTATCAATGGAGACCATTAAAGTCGATCCTGAGAGAAGCAATGACGTTAACtacttgcaaaataaaatcgatGGCATGAGTAAAGAACTTTTGGTGCTGCGACAATTTGAAGAAGATGTTATGGCATCTGGCGGGCCTGGTAGTCCTGGCGGCACTGGCAGGCAACAACCACCTGATTTGGACGTCGAAACTATTCAACAAATGTTATCGGAGCGAGGCGGATTACGCAACAAGATTAACACGCTAGGTTATCTTGATAAGGTTGGTCcattgaagaagaaaaaggGTGATGCCAATTATGCCGCTGGAGACCTAGCACGAAATCTTGAAGaacaaaatcaatatattCATGATATGGAATGCGACATTGaagaaatgcaaaagtattACGAAACCGAAGTGGAACAGTCCAAATATAATGAGGAATTGCTTAAG TGCACCTGTAATGAGCTACAACAGCAAGTGATTGCTCTCCAACCTGCGGCTCAGCGTTGTAAGTGCATGCAATTAGAGATCGACGTGCTCCGCAATGAACTCCGTAAACGAGATCTTGCTTTGAATTCTTACGATTGCCAGTACCAACAGTTAATg AACGTCATCTGTGAGTTAAACCAAAAGTATGGAAATCAGCGAGGCGATTGTCCAACATTTGAAGTAGCTGAGTGTCCTAATGTGGGTGATGATCTAGCTTTCTATACAGGCGCCACGTTGGAGCACATTCGGAATGAATTGGATAAACAGGTCGACTGCTTCAAGCAAATGAATCAGAATAAATATTCGGGTGGCCAAGATATCAACAATTTACAAGACTGCATGGACGAATTAGAACGCCTTAGGAAGTTATTGGGAGAAAAGGATGGCCAGTTGGGTGTATTAATTGAGGACAACGAGTGCATGTGCGAGGCTGCACTCGAGAGTAATAAGCGTCTGAACCAATTGGATCAAAAGGTTCGTGATTTGGATAGGGACACACGGTATATGGAAGATGGGATGCGCGAGAGCATAGGTCTAATACAGGAAATTGGAGATGTTGCTAGAGAGAATGAAAGGCTTAAGGATAGAGTTAACAATATGAAAACTTCAGAGCTTCAAGATTTAACTGACGATCTGAAGAGGCAATTGGAAGACTGCATGAAGAACAAGCAGATGTGTGAAGAAATTAACAAGAATTTTAAGGACGCATTAAGGGAACTCGGTGCTGATCCcgataatattgaaaaagaaGCTAAAGAAAAAATAGAGCAGCAATGGAAGgccgaagaagaagcaaagcGAGCGGCTGAAGCTCAAGCTAAGGCAGATGAAGAGGCCAAGGCTGAAAGAATGCGCGAACAAGCAAGAGAGCTAGCTGAACAAAAAGCAGCTGAAGATACAGGTAAACCAGGGGAAGAACCAAGTGAAGAACGTCAAGCAGAAGGTCGAGATGCATTAACGGAGACACCCGGTGCTAAGCCGACTGGGCCAGAAGTTGAAAAGATTACAAAAGCTGAACCCGAACAAGCAGAAGCTGTGCTAAGAGAAGTACCTAAGGCTACAGATCGTGCACCAAGTCAACCAGGAATCAAATCAGCTGAAGCTGAGAAAGCCGCAGCAAAGCCCAGCGATAAACCCGTAGAAAAACCAGCTGATGCGTCAGCTGACAAGGTAGCCGATAAACTAGTTGACAAACCAGCTGATAAGTCAGCTGATAGGCCAGCTGATAAACCAGCTGACAAGGCAGCTGATAAACCAGCTGACAAGGCAGCTGATAAGCCAGCTGACAAGGCAGCTGATAAGCCAGCTGACAAATCAGCTGACAAACAAGCTGAGAAAGCAGCTGACAAAAAGGATGTTGACAAACCAGCTGAGAAAGCAGCTGATAAACCAAAGGATGCAGGAAAACCTGAACCGACGTCAGCCGGAGCAGCAGCGGGACAAACACCTGCTGCTAAGGCTGCTGAAAAAGCACCTGCACAACCGATAACTTCTGACCCATCGGCTGCTAAAGCTGGTGGTGAGAAACCAACTGCCGAAGCTGTGGGAGCTAAATCGGGAGCGCCTGCTGCGGATAAGTCCGGAGCACCGGCAGCTGATAAAGCAGGGGCAGCGACAGCGGGTCAACCTACTGAGAAAGCAGTCACAcctcctgctgctgcagccggAGCTGCGAAGCAGGAAACAACTGGACAACCTACTAAGCCAGCAGAAAAATCACCTGGACAGCCGGTTACAGCTGCTGGTGGGACCAAGCCGGGAGAAGCAGCATCTGATGCACCACCAGTATCCGCGGCGAAAAAACCTGCAGCAGCTGAACAAGCTAAGGCAGTTGAAAAACCAGGTGTCCAGCCTACCGCGACAGCAGCCGTTGAAAAGCCCGCAGCAGCAGGTCAAGGTGCCAAGGCGGCTGAAAAAACTGGAGGACAGCCTGCCCAGGCAGCAGTCGCTGAGAAGCCTGCAGCTGCGGGACAACCTGCTGAGAAAGCAGCAACTCAACCTACTGGAGCAGCCGGTGGTGCTAAACAGGGACCAACTGGTGCGGCTGCTAAGCCAGCAGAAAAAACTCCTGGGCAACCAACTACAGCTACAGGAGGGCCTAAACCGGGTGCAACAACAGGCGATAAAACTTCAGCACCAGGAGAAAAGGCCAGAGCGTCCGGACAGCCGGGCGCCAAgccagctggagcagcagctggtgcTGCAGGGGAAAGAAAAGGCTTGGCGGCAAAGCCAGGCTTACAAGGCCCTGGAAAGGAGAGACATGGGGATGAGGGAATTAGCGGAGCTGCTGGAGGCAAAGCTGCGAAAGCTCCCAAAGGTAAAGGTGATGATTACGGGCGTCGCGGAAAGAAGGGTTCCAAGCATATGGACGATACCACCGAGGAGCAGTTCGATGAGTTTGTAAGAAATACCGTGAAAACTCTATCGGCTGGCGAAATCGATGGTGTTGGCTTGGAAAGAGAATTGCGAAAAATACTGGACATGTTTATCGACGAGTGTGGTTTCTGCTTTTGCAAATGTAACATTCCCAAAAGCCGATTCTATGCCATTTGTCATCGACTATATCACCATGGTCTACACACTTTGGACTTTAAGGATCTGGCCTACATGCATAAGCGAATTTTTGCCGCAGCAGAGAACATACTTCCTGGCGCTCTCTTTAATATCATAATGAAAGACATTATCGCCGGCAATTCACAGAGCCTGGCTCCGCTGTGCGCTCCTAAAGAAACTCCTGTGGCGGAACAACAATGCTGCTCATGCAAAAGTTCTCTTTGTTGCGATGATACTGAAGAAAAACTCATGATTAAAG TAATGCGACTTGAGAATGATATTGAGAATGCCAAAATGTgcttaaagaatttaaaaagcaTACCATCGAATATTTCCATTGAAGCATTTCGTATGGAAGGGGGCGATAGTCCAGTAAA